Below is a window of Musa acuminata AAA Group cultivar baxijiao chromosome BXJ3-11, Cavendish_Baxijiao_AAA, whole genome shotgun sequence DNA.
TTACATTTTGTGTCTAGGAAGCATTAAACATTAAATTCTTGGTCTGTAGCCAATGTTTTAGAAAATTAACTGAAGTAATATAGGTCTTTGGGGTAGGTTTGATGCACTTCCTACAAGCAAATTTTGATTCTTCTTTATCTCTGCCCACTTGGTATGCTTATCTCTTCAGGATTATGTTCCAAGTAAATTCCTTTGCATTTTGTTTTTTGATAAAACGTTTGTCATGAGATATAAGTTTTGGTTAGAATCTGAGTGTATTAGATCAAATAAGGTACTAATTTGTTCTTTTCTGTTGAATTTCTCCTCCATGTAAAATGAAATCAGAGTGAGCAACATAATTTATCGCAGACAAGGAGTTTGTCGCATAATGTGGTGTTTGATTTCATGTTGTGCATTGAGTTTGAGGTCATGGTTGGAATTAAACTGCCTTGGAAATTTGGTCTGACTTTCCATTCAAGTCATTTTTGGGACTTCATATGTGTTAGCCTTGCCGTCTGAATAACAATTTTTTCTAAATAAGAATGCAATTCGATTTAATGAATCTTAAGCCTGTCTGGGCTGTTACGGTTTCTTAATTATAGCTTCATATAGTATTTGATTTATTTCTCTAAGTTGACTGATCTAATATTTTCCTAGGGCTAGGATCATCACTTCTCACATTTCTTTCGTCTATTTATTTTTAGTCATTTCTATGAATTTTTGTTGGATTTTTTCACTTTCCTGTCTTGCAAATTTTGTTTCCTATTTTCTCCCTTGCTCTGTGAAACATGTATGTTAGATATGAACGAGTTCCCAATATAGACATTTATATGTTAATGTTAGTTAATTATTTTTGCTCTTGGCTTGATTTTTTTCAGGTTCTTATGTAACTCGcttaaacatttctttcaagttttgtgCTCTATTATGATTGAAGAGTATGATTACACTTGATTGCTTATCTGGAATGTTTACTGCTTGTGCAGGAATTAGTTGGAGGATTTGACCAGGAAACTACAGCTGTTGTATTAGCAAGATATATCTCTTTGAAAATGGAGATGGAGGTAAGGAAAGTTTTACATACCTGGATGGATGTTTTTACTCCATGATCACTTGCCAAAATCCCTAATCTATACTCGTAGCCGGTGAAGTTCATACTCTAGCTCTTTTTTTGGTAATACTCAGCAGTGATTACAATAGGCGCTCGgacaaggcgaggcgaggcgaggcccgagtgcctcgcttcatttccaggcgacgcgcttcaaagaggcgtcgcttgggcgctcgtcTGATCCCAGGCaccgggcgcttcgggcaagagcctgggttaaaccaggcgatcgaaccatATTTCTAGGCTtggttggtctccggtgctttagttggttcaatcgaaccaactaaatcaccgatatcaggctccctctcgcgattttctcgacttccccaaccctaacactcacgATTTTgctgtcgagatttcttctccgctgtcgctgctcgccgctactgtcgctgccacaatcgctgctcgccGACTGCTCGCTTCTCCATAATCATTGCTCTCGTCGCTACTGTCGTCGCTCTCGCTCCCGCTCCAGCTATGGTTGTCGCTTGCTACCACTGTCGTTGCCTcaacagcctcggtcttctcacactcttttcactatattgttaacagtatattaacagtatactgctaactgtatactaataatagtattttgatttattagattaataatatagagATCGAAACACTAAAAGTAACAAACTACAAAAAAATTAGCTAGATATTTCATGAATAAagaataattttgaatgatattcTTCTTTGATATAAAATGTTAgccatatatattaaaaatattcaaagGGAGGGAAATATTCCTAGAATAAAGATCTGTTTTTGCTGAAATACAATGTATATCAGAATTTCTACACAACTACCTTTTAAGGTTGTAATTTTGTTGAGGAAGCAGTGGACTTGGGAGACTTAACTATGACCATTATGATAATATAGTCGACTTTGGGTCATGTAGTCAAATCATCTTAAAAAGGTGACCGTCACGACCATATAATCATAGTGACCATTACGACAATATAGTCGACTTTAGGTCATGTAGCCACCATGACGGGGAGAACAGCTTGAGGTGGTCGAGATGGACCAATCCGATGCTCAAGTCTAGACGAAGCGCACGGTTGGGATCTTCCAAACGCAATATATTTTGCCGCTAAAGGAATAATATTTGGGGACTTAAaccaacaaaaaaaacaaaaacaaaaaagagtgATAACAATTGTAGTAGTGACCTTCATAGTAAGTTAAAATATAGACAGCATATGAAAAGTTCAAAAAGAAAACGTGAAACACGTGGTAAGTATAAATACACAGGTTTCTTACCACCGTGGGGCATTTCAACCAACTAGATAGATAACATAGGATGAGGGGTGTTTTGAATCAAACAATTTACATGTCAGCACCCTTGAAGGACAAAAGCAGAGGAGACTCCTCTGTCGGATCCATTCTGTCCATCATCAGGATATTCCAATCTGATGAAACCCATTCTGACATGGGACATTTTTTTATCAACATTTCTGGTTTCTCCTCCAAGTATGGCACGATATGCTTTTTCATGTCACTTTGGGAGATTCTGAGATGATTTCCTTTGACACTGATAAATTTGACTCGCCCAGCATCATCCAAAGTTTTTAGACCAATCCAGTCTTCAGTGTAGAGGGTAGTCTGAAAAAGTCATTTATTTATATAAGTATTATAAAGGTATTAAAGGTATTTATATAAGTCATCATGAATCGTGATCATCATCATCTAAGCCTTTTTTCAATTAACATGAGATTTAGGAAACAATCCTATAGAAGAAAGAATAAAATAGAAGAAACAATCCTATGCATGAGATACTTAATTTTCAGAGAACACTGGGTTCATCAGAATCAGAGACCCATTGAAGATAAAATGAACAAACATTTCTATTAATGTGGCACAATAACAATTTATATAAACATGATACTAGACTCTGGTGCAAGTCTGATGTGGAACAATGTCAATTCTTATTCTTGACTCTATATCAGATTTTTGCCTGGTACCAAGCTGCTACTTATTGGCCTCAGGTGATCTTATCAATTTCCATCTACATGCATGGATCTCTTGAATGGCTTATTCGGTGAGGTAACATCTACAAGGTTTATCATCGGTGATATATTCTAACCATGAATCTGCATTTCAACCACAAACCTACTACCCATTTGTTCTGCAGCCTAGACCTGGATGAACTCTGCTAGGTTCATTTACAACTGAATTGACTACTATAATCCTCAACTTAATAGAGATCAGAAGAAGCAGACAGAAATGAGCTTAATGTCCTATGTAACACTGCAGTTGCTAATGTAGAAACTGCTGTAGGAATTTCTTTATGGTTGCATGCAAACAAGTTTGCACCCAATAATCATCAAGTCTGGTGCAGAGTTACTTAGACAAAGACAAAGCTTACATATATCCACCATGTCATACATAATTAGACAAAGACACCAACTGCTGGCCCACGCTTAGACATATGTAAAAAAACATTAAAAGGTATTCCTCACCTGTTGTGGAGGCAAAATTGGGTTAAAGGCACCATCTGGATAATATCCAAACCAAGATGTCTCCGGAGGAATCAGAACTGTATCATGCTCGAACTGTCCAGCAAGtagaaatcataaataaaaaatagtagTCCCATCTTGCAGGATAAgatgtaaataaagaaaaaaattgtaaTGCCAAAAGTAGTAAATATTTCATCTGTACTATCCCAAATGATCCTAGCGGTTCATCTCTGTCACTAACCAGAAACACAGACCTTCAAGAAAATTGAGAAATGAAACAGAAGCTTTGTGAACTGACCATTATAAGAATCAGATTTTCTAAGCTACTGAACCTTTCTTTGTAGGTAGAATTTCTTTCACTGGGAAGTTCATTGTTAAGCTTTGGCAGAAACCTGCATCCTTCCAAATACTCAGGAATGTCCTAGAAAGACAAAAATTGTGAGCAGTATAACTTGAATCCATAATCAAGTAAATTCAACACTTAATGTGGAGAAAAACTCAAAAAGGTGTGGAAGTTAAGTTGATTTGGTTCGATCAAACCAGAATCAATGAACGAACCTATTTAGATTAGATTTGATTCTATTTCAATTTGCCTCAGGCGAGCGTCGGGACCGCTTGATGCCTGGGCCACGCCCAATTGAAGGTGCCCGCTTGGACCCTACCAAGACCACTTACTAGGTGCTTGGGCGTCGCCTCACCTCGCTTGGGCACCTAGGTGAGCACCTGGTGATTTTACAATTTGgaaatgcctcagtaataggttgAGACATGCTCTAAACATTTGATTTTACAAAGACTTGCTCTAAACATTGGTACATCAAAATTTGACCTGCCTTGAAAACTAATATAGATGGATAAATGTCTTACATATTTTGCACGacattaatagaaaattttgtCAATGGTACTACAAGGTCCTAATAAGTACTGAAGTATCCAACTTCCAACAAGGACACAACACACAACAAACAAACCTGAAACGTTCACACATCATAGTCACTGGAACTGTCCTAGTGTAATGTTCACAGCGTACTAAAATGACACATCTCATTATTACACAAATAGACTGACTACTTGTAACTTGATTTTGAAAACAAAAAATGACTTATTAGGTATAAAAAGTTAAAAACAATGAAGACAACAAACAAATCAAACCTGATCAAGTGCTGAAGCAAAAAGGTCCAAAACATGGCCCTGGCTAACCAGCTGCTTGGCaagattatcataaaatttaacaGCTTTGTGGAAATATGGAGCAGCATCTTTATCAAGATCTTTATGTGAACGAACTGGCTCTGATTGATCGTTTGACACAATCTGCAAATCATATCTACTGTAAGCCACAATGCTCGAAAATAAGATGAATAAGAGAGCTAGGTATTAAATTAAAATGGAAAATAAGTTCTGTTGGCCCTAAGATAGCATGTCCAACCATTTACTTAAAAGTCACACCAGGGACATTCTTACAGCATATGAGACTATGAGTTATGTCAATCATAGTTCACTGAATAAAGCAATGAATTACCATGTACATGTGAGACCCGGATAAACAAATTGAAAATATCATAATTGAGAACTCACCTTAAAGAGCTACCTACCACCATGGACCCTAGGAACTAGATTCGCTAGTTGATAAATCAGATATCAAAAAGCATATGGACCTAACAGCACTGACTAATTGAAAGCCATTCAGATAGAAGTCAGAACCAATTGCAGAAGTGGCAATTGTTTTCCAGACAAATGTAAGATGCATTGCTGCTCAGCGACCCTACACTACAACAAGTAGGTCAATCCCAACTATTTCTATCAGACCTACAAACCCCAAAGACTCCAGTTGTTATCCAATTTAAAAATGAGAAATTCTTGAATCCAGCATCAAGGAAACAAGAGGGGGAAGAAGAATATTTTACCAGTCCAGGGCCAACGGTACAAGGCCCACCAACCAAAGCTATGATTCGGGCTCCGGTACCACCAGTACATGCTCCTAGTAAGCCAGCCGCGACACTGAGGGCAACCCCCGTGCACCGCAAATCACGATTCCCCGGTTCCACTGGCCACTGATTCCTCTGCAACTCATCTAGCAACTGGGatgaaacaaaatcaaaagaaaccACATATAAATTATTAGTACCAATTAAATTATTGTGGTCACAGAGATGGAAGAACTCACAGAATTGAGAGTATATTCACAGTCGGACGCGGGAAGTAGGAATCTATTGACGGACGTCCAAGGATGCAACCCATTTCCCTGGGGTCCCTTGAGATACCCTGGCGCTCCAGCAACGGCACCATGGCGAACACCAGCTACCGAAAGTCCGAACTGGTCCAAGATCTGCTCTCTTGAGATCTCCTTGGTTCCCCTAAACACGTAGATCTTCGACATATCCGCGAAGCCCAGCTCGTGGAGGTGGACCTGGGTGCCGAAAGTAATAAGCCCAACGAGGGCATGGTCCGGTAGGAGATCGATGGCACGGCGCATGGCGGACTGGACGTAGCCGAGCTCCTCCTCGATGAGGCAGGTATCAAGGACGAAGAGGAAGACGGGAAGCGGCGGAGGCGCGGCGGCAtcgagagggggggggggcgcgTACTCCACGGTGGTGCACTCGGGGTACAGCTCACCGGGGACGTTGGTCTCGCTGATGCCAGCGTAGTGAGGGGAGAAGTGGTTGCTGGAGAGGCAGATCCAGATCTTGTTAGCAAAGTCGACGCGGGCGAAGGGGTTTAGCACGGCGGCGCAGGGCAGCAAAGTTTCCTTCTTCTTGTGTTGTCTTTAGTATTTTATGCAGTTGAGAGATTAATCTACTGCTTTCAGTGGTGAGCTTTTAATGGCCAAAAATTTATCTGCGCTTTTGCTTGGAAATTCAAATATTTCAAAGGATAGTTTGTATAATGATGCATTTTATTAGTGACAAAGCATATGTATTTCATGATAACAAAAGATGCGTGACAAAGCATATCAGAGGCTGTTCATGTTGTAAATGATATAATTTACACTGCCTTACCGTAGAAAATAATATTATCGTTTTGCTAGTATCAAGATCTATAATCTTTCTTGGTGAGAGAGTCGCAATCATCGCAAATGAATTCAACAAAGCTTCAAGATAAACAGATTCAAGTGTAAAAAGCAGATTAACAATGCTTCTAACTACTTATCTTCACATGGCTCCTCGGTGGTATCTGATGCATTCTTGGTTTGCACACGTTCTTCCTCAGGTATCACAGACCAGTTGGGAGACTGCACCGCTCTTAACCACTTGAAGTCATCCTCCACATTGGCCCAATTCCCCGTTTCCTCCTCCAGCCCGGAGTCTCTCAGCTCCTCCTCGATCCCTTCGTAGAACAACAAGTTTCCTGTCTTGAAAATGACAGGAAAACAACGTCAAGGCCGGGGAAGGGGCATATACTTTGTAGCGTAAATGCTGCATACTTCGATTAGGGCCGTTCTTAACATAGCGAAAGATAGAACGGGTGGTATCCGAGGCGAGATTTGGGTTCGCAAATAGACCCAATCGTTGAGTTAGATTTGGGTTCGTGTAAATGTAATAAGGGTTGCAATTAGGTGAAATTGACTTGGGTCAGGTCAGACCGCAGAAGCAACCGATGAGAGTGGATGTAAAGACCAAATAATTAAATGAGGATATAAGTGATAGTAAGTGTATGTTTGGATAATGAAATGTGTATTAAGTAAGGTCCAatgcatatttcaaatatgaattgatGTTTCATACACTTGTTAACATTTACAAATGAAATTTGTGTAATAACCTACTTAAGATATTGTGgtgtgttattgttgttgtatttataattttaataaaacaatttaattattattttattttcttaaaaatgtaTTATTCTTCCCTCTATGTTGGGTTTATACCATCTGATATCACATTAATCCTTTTGGCATTATTGTTTGACAGTAAA
It encodes the following:
- the LOC135652999 gene encoding protein transport protein SEC23 F-like, with translation MHLEKLALKGFQLGWGFRITGKVLLVISLTVRERNISHVLAQTGNLLFYEGIEEELRDSGLEEETGNWANVEDDFKWLRAVQSPNWSVIPEEERVQTKNASDTTEEPCEDKQHKKKETLLPCAAVLNPFARVDFANKIWICLSSNHFSPHYAGISETNVPGELYPECTTVEYAPPPPLDAAAPPPLPVFLFVLDTCLIEEELGYVQSAMRRAIDLLPDHALVGLITFGTQVHLHELGFADMSKIYVFRGTKEISREQILDQFGLSVAGVRHGAVAGAPGYLKGPQGNGLHPWTSVNRFLLPASDCEYTLNSLLDELQRNQWPVEPGNRDLRCTGVALSVAAGLLGACTGGTGARIIALVGGPCTVGPGLIVSNDQSEPVRSHKDLDKDAAPYFHKAVKFYDNLAKQLVSQGHVLDLFASALDQDIPEYLEGCRFLPKLNNELPSERNSTYKERFSSLENLILIMFEHDTVLIPPETSWFGYYPDGAFNPILPPQQTTLYTEDWIGLKTLDDAGRVKFISVKGNHLRISQSDMKKHIVPYLEEKPEMLIKKCPMSEWVSSDWNILMMDRMDPTEESPLLLSFKGADM